In Mytilus edulis chromosome 4, xbMytEdul2.2, whole genome shotgun sequence, the following proteins share a genomic window:
- the LOC139519811 gene encoding glycerol-3-phosphate acyltransferase 1, mitochondrial-like isoform X4, with protein MSVTPDLQAVYSKWENKGPRQRQPDTSTQKILQDGRQKWRDRYGDQIKPQNRRSSYKQKAIPTENVSYNVITQFKTMPTITADSFITSRPLMGHCCSCVPYSQKDFSTSTQNHGINNILNVTDGVRPKGFFDRRLKKLAYTFRRNTSHRYNDILMLVLTAPRVSEAVKMKSEKVTSIKRKEKIEKNPAEILKVMKAAISNKLLKITAWLLLKFLSVMLNGVHVHKNQMVVIKKASERGIPMIYLPLHLSHLDYILVTFILWNYDIKAPFVAAGDNLNIPVFNLILRGLGGFFIRRKLDKVAGQKDTIYRAVLHTYMQEILKSGEDLEFFIEGGRTRSGRAYHPKGGLLSVVMDTLNDGLIEDAYMVPISINYEKILDGNYCNEEMGLPKKRETFWGVVKGVVKVLSGNYGSVRVDFSHPFSLKEYIQRNASTSMMSDDDLPDTPSPTGIGNAADTPLPMDTSNAGDVPSPTNISKAGSCSSLYGTDIVIEDQRQSIEGVAEHVLYYSVQSQSLMCTNLVAFLLLTKYREGTTVKQLIRDIDWLKGELRFRKRDVGFVGETSEVLEYAMELLTENLVIKVGDNNIKPCTELPQIFELSYYANPVLSVFLLESVLACSVIFHCDIDMSSVTKQKKDVTANREDILTTAQSLCKLLKYDFIFCPPCKRLEEELADALDELVTSEILRVQEDDTGCGDQHQKWARSLSATVSWDDDEDNEAISEQMLKVNVHRSDCFNKLLFLYKVLAPILESYYLTALHISRDLAVELPEDSFIHILHTHAKKRVEKKLASFAESAALSTIKNAVKGFEDSNIVNVYYAGNVRMMELRDHYTVWNKLNYYLDLLESLRN; from the exons ATGTCGGTTACACCAGACTTGCAAGCTGTTTACAGCAAATGGGAGAATAAAGGACCAAGACAAAGACAACCTGATACCAGTACCCAAAAGATCCTGCAAGATGGGCGTCAGAAATGGAGGGATAGATATGGAGACCAGATAAAACCTCAGAATCGAAGGTCATCTTATAAACAGAAGGCTATACCAACAGAAAAT gtgAGTTATAATGTAATAACCCAGTTTAAGACAATGCCGACCATTACAGCAGACAGTTTTATTACTTCAAGGCCATTAATGGGGCACTGTTGTTCCTGTGTACCATACAGTCAGAAGGATTTTAGTACATCAACACAAAATCATGGCATAAATAATATCCTGAATGTCACTGATGGTGTCAG ACCCAAAGGATTTTTTGATAGAAGATTGAAGAAGTTAGCATACACCTTTAGACGAAACACTTCACACAGATACAATGACATTTTGATGTTAGTGTTAACTGCTCCAAG AGTTTCAGAAGCTGTGAAAATGAAATCAGAAAAAG TAAcatcaataaaaagaaaagaaaagatagAGAAAAACCCTGCAGAAATATTAAAAGTGATGAAAGCTGCTATATCTAACAAACTGTTAAA AATAACAGCTTGgttgttgttaaagtttttgtcagTGATGTTGAATGGTGTTCATgtacataaaaatcaaatggttgttaTAAAGAAAGCATCAGAG AGAGGAATTCCAATGATCTACTTACCATTACATCTTAGCCATCTAGACTATATTTTAGTGACATTTATCTTGTGGAACTATGATATAAAAGCACCTTTTGTGGCAGCTGGAGATAACCTAAATATCCCAGTGTTCAA tttAATCCTACGTGGATTGGGAGGATTTTTTATCAGGAGAAAACTGGACAAAGTTGCAGGACAAAAAGACACTATTTACAGAGCTGTGTTACACACT TACATGCAAGAAATACTCAAGAGTGGAGAAGACTTAGAATTTTTCATAGAAGGTGGAAGAACAAGGTCAGGGAGAGCTTATCATCCAAAAGGAGGCTTACTGTCTGTTGTCATGGATACACTAAATGATG GATTGATAGAAGATGCATACATGGTACCTATCAGTATTAATTATGAGAAGATTCTGGATGGAAACTATTGTAATGAAGAAATG GGTCTTCCAAAAAAGCGAGAAACATTTTGGGGAGTAGTGAAAGGTGTAGTCAAAGTACTCAGTGGAAACTATGGTAGTGTTAGAGTGGACTTTAGTCATCCATTTTCCTTGAAA GAATACATTCAACGTAATGCTAGTACATCAATGATGTCAGATGATGATCTTCCAGACACACCATCACCTACTGGTATAGGTAATGCTGCAGACACACCATTGCCTATGGATACAAGTAATGCTGGAGATGTACCATCACCTACTAATATAAGTAAAGCTGGTAGTTGTAGTTCACTGTATGGTACAGATATTGTTATTGAAGATCAAAGACAATCAATAGAAGGGGTTGCAGAGCATGTTCTCTACT aCAGTGTACAGTCTCAGTCGTTGATGTGTACTAATCTGGTGGCTTTCCTTCTCCTTACAAAGTACAGAGAG GGAACAACTGTAAAACAACTGATTCGTGATATTGACTGGTTAAAGGGAGAGTTAAGATTTAGAAAGAGAGATGTAGGTTTTGTTGGAGAAACTTCTGAAGTATTGGAATATGCTATGGAATTATTGACAGAAAATTTAGTTATAAAAGT AGGTGACAATAATATCAAACCCTGTACAGAATTACCACAGATATTTGAACTCAGTTATTATGCAAATCCAGTGCTTTCAGTTTTTCTGCTGGAAAGTGTTCTAG CTTGCTCTGTGATATTCCATTGTGATATAGACATGTCATCAGTTACCAAACAGAAGAAAGATGTCACAGCAAACAGAGAAGATATACTAACAACAGCACAGTCTCTTTGTAAACTTCTCAAATACGACTTTATCTTCTGTCCA ccATGTAAAAGGTTAGAGGAAGAATTAGCTGATGCTTTAGATGAGTTAGTAACATCAGAAATCCTTAGAGTACAAGAG GATGATACTGGATGTGGTGATCAGCATCAGAAGTGGGCTCGTAGTTTATCTGCCACAGTATCCTGGGATGATGATGAAGACAATGAAGCCATCAGTGAACAAATGCTGAAG GTAAATGTTCATCGTTCAGACTGCTTCAACAAACTCTTGTTTCTGTACAAAGTTCTAGCTCCTATACTGGAATCCTATTATTTAACAGCTCTTCACATCAGTAGAGATTTAGCTGTGGAGCTTCCAG AGGACAGCTTTATCCATATTTTACATACTCATGCAAAGAAAAGAGTGGAAAAGAAATTGGCCAGTTTTG CTGAAAGTGCAGCTCTTAGTACAATAAAGAATGCTGTAAAGGGATTTGAAGATTCCAACATTGTTAATGTGTATTATGCTGGTAATGTCCGAATGATGGAACTTAGAGATCACTATACAGTGTGGAACAAATTAAACTACTATCTAGATCTTTTGGAAAGTCTGAGAAATTAA
- the LOC139519811 gene encoding glycerol-3-phosphate acyltransferase 1, mitochondrial-like isoform X1 codes for MESHTSNNMRKLDNKRNYIINCCENHKIDMSVTPDLQAVYSKWENKGPRQRQPDTSTQKILQDGRQKWRDRYGDQIKPQNRRSSYKQKAIPTENVSYNVITQFKTMPTITADSFITSRPLMGHCCSCVPYSQKDFSTSTQNHGINNILNVTDGVRPKGFFDRRLKKLAYTFRRNTSHRYNDILMLVLTAPRVSEAVKMKSEKVTSIKRKEKIEKNPAEILKVMKAAISNKLLKITAWLLLKFLSVMLNGVHVHKNQMVVIKKASERGIPMIYLPLHLSHLDYILVTFILWNYDIKAPFVAAGDNLNIPVFNLILRGLGGFFIRRKLDKVAGQKDTIYRAVLHTYMQEILKSGEDLEFFIEGGRTRSGRAYHPKGGLLSVVMDTLNDGLIEDAYMVPISINYEKILDGNYCNEEMGLPKKRETFWGVVKGVVKVLSGNYGSVRVDFSHPFSLKEYIQRNASTSMMSDDDLPDTPSPTGIGNAADTPLPMDTSNAGDVPSPTNISKAGSCSSLYGTDIVIEDQRQSIEGVAEHVLYYSVQSQSLMCTNLVAFLLLTKYREGTTVKQLIRDIDWLKGELRFRKRDVGFVGETSEVLEYAMELLTENLVIKVGDNNIKPCTELPQIFELSYYANPVLSVFLLESVLACSVIFHCDIDMSSVTKQKKDVTANREDILTTAQSLCKLLKYDFIFCPPCKRLEEELADALDELVTSEILRVQEDDTGCGDQHQKWARSLSATVSWDDDEDNEAISEQMLKVNVHRSDCFNKLLFLYKVLAPILESYYLTALHISRDLAVELPEDSFIHILHTHAKKRVEKKLASFAESAALSTIKNAVKGFEDSNIVNVYYAGNVRMMELRDHYTVWNKLNYYLDLLESLRN; via the exons ATATGTCGGTTACACCAGACTTGCAAGCTGTTTACAGCAAATGGGAGAATAAAGGACCAAGACAAAGACAACCTGATACCAGTACCCAAAAGATCCTGCAAGATGGGCGTCAGAAATGGAGGGATAGATATGGAGACCAGATAAAACCTCAGAATCGAAGGTCATCTTATAAACAGAAGGCTATACCAACAGAAAAT gtgAGTTATAATGTAATAACCCAGTTTAAGACAATGCCGACCATTACAGCAGACAGTTTTATTACTTCAAGGCCATTAATGGGGCACTGTTGTTCCTGTGTACCATACAGTCAGAAGGATTTTAGTACATCAACACAAAATCATGGCATAAATAATATCCTGAATGTCACTGATGGTGTCAG ACCCAAAGGATTTTTTGATAGAAGATTGAAGAAGTTAGCATACACCTTTAGACGAAACACTTCACACAGATACAATGACATTTTGATGTTAGTGTTAACTGCTCCAAG AGTTTCAGAAGCTGTGAAAATGAAATCAGAAAAAG TAAcatcaataaaaagaaaagaaaagatagAGAAAAACCCTGCAGAAATATTAAAAGTGATGAAAGCTGCTATATCTAACAAACTGTTAAA AATAACAGCTTGgttgttgttaaagtttttgtcagTGATGTTGAATGGTGTTCATgtacataaaaatcaaatggttgttaTAAAGAAAGCATCAGAG AGAGGAATTCCAATGATCTACTTACCATTACATCTTAGCCATCTAGACTATATTTTAGTGACATTTATCTTGTGGAACTATGATATAAAAGCACCTTTTGTGGCAGCTGGAGATAACCTAAATATCCCAGTGTTCAA tttAATCCTACGTGGATTGGGAGGATTTTTTATCAGGAGAAAACTGGACAAAGTTGCAGGACAAAAAGACACTATTTACAGAGCTGTGTTACACACT TACATGCAAGAAATACTCAAGAGTGGAGAAGACTTAGAATTTTTCATAGAAGGTGGAAGAACAAGGTCAGGGAGAGCTTATCATCCAAAAGGAGGCTTACTGTCTGTTGTCATGGATACACTAAATGATG GATTGATAGAAGATGCATACATGGTACCTATCAGTATTAATTATGAGAAGATTCTGGATGGAAACTATTGTAATGAAGAAATG GGTCTTCCAAAAAAGCGAGAAACATTTTGGGGAGTAGTGAAAGGTGTAGTCAAAGTACTCAGTGGAAACTATGGTAGTGTTAGAGTGGACTTTAGTCATCCATTTTCCTTGAAA GAATACATTCAACGTAATGCTAGTACATCAATGATGTCAGATGATGATCTTCCAGACACACCATCACCTACTGGTATAGGTAATGCTGCAGACACACCATTGCCTATGGATACAAGTAATGCTGGAGATGTACCATCACCTACTAATATAAGTAAAGCTGGTAGTTGTAGTTCACTGTATGGTACAGATATTGTTATTGAAGATCAAAGACAATCAATAGAAGGGGTTGCAGAGCATGTTCTCTACT aCAGTGTACAGTCTCAGTCGTTGATGTGTACTAATCTGGTGGCTTTCCTTCTCCTTACAAAGTACAGAGAG GGAACAACTGTAAAACAACTGATTCGTGATATTGACTGGTTAAAGGGAGAGTTAAGATTTAGAAAGAGAGATGTAGGTTTTGTTGGAGAAACTTCTGAAGTATTGGAATATGCTATGGAATTATTGACAGAAAATTTAGTTATAAAAGT AGGTGACAATAATATCAAACCCTGTACAGAATTACCACAGATATTTGAACTCAGTTATTATGCAAATCCAGTGCTTTCAGTTTTTCTGCTGGAAAGTGTTCTAG CTTGCTCTGTGATATTCCATTGTGATATAGACATGTCATCAGTTACCAAACAGAAGAAAGATGTCACAGCAAACAGAGAAGATATACTAACAACAGCACAGTCTCTTTGTAAACTTCTCAAATACGACTTTATCTTCTGTCCA ccATGTAAAAGGTTAGAGGAAGAATTAGCTGATGCTTTAGATGAGTTAGTAACATCAGAAATCCTTAGAGTACAAGAG GATGATACTGGATGTGGTGATCAGCATCAGAAGTGGGCTCGTAGTTTATCTGCCACAGTATCCTGGGATGATGATGAAGACAATGAAGCCATCAGTGAACAAATGCTGAAG GTAAATGTTCATCGTTCAGACTGCTTCAACAAACTCTTGTTTCTGTACAAAGTTCTAGCTCCTATACTGGAATCCTATTATTTAACAGCTCTTCACATCAGTAGAGATTTAGCTGTGGAGCTTCCAG AGGACAGCTTTATCCATATTTTACATACTCATGCAAAGAAAAGAGTGGAAAAGAAATTGGCCAGTTTTG CTGAAAGTGCAGCTCTTAGTACAATAAAGAATGCTGTAAAGGGATTTGAAGATTCCAACATTGTTAATGTGTATTATGCTGGTAATGTCCGAATGATGGAACTTAGAGATCACTATACAGTGTGGAACAAATTAAACTACTATCTAGATCTTTTGGAAAGTCTGAGAAATTAA
- the LOC139519811 gene encoding glycerol-3-phosphate acyltransferase 1, mitochondrial-like isoform X2, giving the protein MVNNWSRLQWENYQQILIADMSVTPDLQAVYSKWENKGPRQRQPDTSTQKILQDGRQKWRDRYGDQIKPQNRRSSYKQKAIPTENVSYNVITQFKTMPTITADSFITSRPLMGHCCSCVPYSQKDFSTSTQNHGINNILNVTDGVRPKGFFDRRLKKLAYTFRRNTSHRYNDILMLVLTAPRVSEAVKMKSEKVTSIKRKEKIEKNPAEILKVMKAAISNKLLKITAWLLLKFLSVMLNGVHVHKNQMVVIKKASERGIPMIYLPLHLSHLDYILVTFILWNYDIKAPFVAAGDNLNIPVFNLILRGLGGFFIRRKLDKVAGQKDTIYRAVLHTYMQEILKSGEDLEFFIEGGRTRSGRAYHPKGGLLSVVMDTLNDGLIEDAYMVPISINYEKILDGNYCNEEMGLPKKRETFWGVVKGVVKVLSGNYGSVRVDFSHPFSLKEYIQRNASTSMMSDDDLPDTPSPTGIGNAADTPLPMDTSNAGDVPSPTNISKAGSCSSLYGTDIVIEDQRQSIEGVAEHVLYYSVQSQSLMCTNLVAFLLLTKYREGTTVKQLIRDIDWLKGELRFRKRDVGFVGETSEVLEYAMELLTENLVIKVGDNNIKPCTELPQIFELSYYANPVLSVFLLESVLACSVIFHCDIDMSSVTKQKKDVTANREDILTTAQSLCKLLKYDFIFCPPCKRLEEELADALDELVTSEILRVQEDDTGCGDQHQKWARSLSATVSWDDDEDNEAISEQMLKVNVHRSDCFNKLLFLYKVLAPILESYYLTALHISRDLAVELPEDSFIHILHTHAKKRVEKKLASFAESAALSTIKNAVKGFEDSNIVNVYYAGNVRMMELRDHYTVWNKLNYYLDLLESLRN; this is encoded by the exons CAGATATGTCGGTTACACCAGACTTGCAAGCTGTTTACAGCAAATGGGAGAATAAAGGACCAAGACAAAGACAACCTGATACCAGTACCCAAAAGATCCTGCAAGATGGGCGTCAGAAATGGAGGGATAGATATGGAGACCAGATAAAACCTCAGAATCGAAGGTCATCTTATAAACAGAAGGCTATACCAACAGAAAAT gtgAGTTATAATGTAATAACCCAGTTTAAGACAATGCCGACCATTACAGCAGACAGTTTTATTACTTCAAGGCCATTAATGGGGCACTGTTGTTCCTGTGTACCATACAGTCAGAAGGATTTTAGTACATCAACACAAAATCATGGCATAAATAATATCCTGAATGTCACTGATGGTGTCAG ACCCAAAGGATTTTTTGATAGAAGATTGAAGAAGTTAGCATACACCTTTAGACGAAACACTTCACACAGATACAATGACATTTTGATGTTAGTGTTAACTGCTCCAAG AGTTTCAGAAGCTGTGAAAATGAAATCAGAAAAAG TAAcatcaataaaaagaaaagaaaagatagAGAAAAACCCTGCAGAAATATTAAAAGTGATGAAAGCTGCTATATCTAACAAACTGTTAAA AATAACAGCTTGgttgttgttaaagtttttgtcagTGATGTTGAATGGTGTTCATgtacataaaaatcaaatggttgttaTAAAGAAAGCATCAGAG AGAGGAATTCCAATGATCTACTTACCATTACATCTTAGCCATCTAGACTATATTTTAGTGACATTTATCTTGTGGAACTATGATATAAAAGCACCTTTTGTGGCAGCTGGAGATAACCTAAATATCCCAGTGTTCAA tttAATCCTACGTGGATTGGGAGGATTTTTTATCAGGAGAAAACTGGACAAAGTTGCAGGACAAAAAGACACTATTTACAGAGCTGTGTTACACACT TACATGCAAGAAATACTCAAGAGTGGAGAAGACTTAGAATTTTTCATAGAAGGTGGAAGAACAAGGTCAGGGAGAGCTTATCATCCAAAAGGAGGCTTACTGTCTGTTGTCATGGATACACTAAATGATG GATTGATAGAAGATGCATACATGGTACCTATCAGTATTAATTATGAGAAGATTCTGGATGGAAACTATTGTAATGAAGAAATG GGTCTTCCAAAAAAGCGAGAAACATTTTGGGGAGTAGTGAAAGGTGTAGTCAAAGTACTCAGTGGAAACTATGGTAGTGTTAGAGTGGACTTTAGTCATCCATTTTCCTTGAAA GAATACATTCAACGTAATGCTAGTACATCAATGATGTCAGATGATGATCTTCCAGACACACCATCACCTACTGGTATAGGTAATGCTGCAGACACACCATTGCCTATGGATACAAGTAATGCTGGAGATGTACCATCACCTACTAATATAAGTAAAGCTGGTAGTTGTAGTTCACTGTATGGTACAGATATTGTTATTGAAGATCAAAGACAATCAATAGAAGGGGTTGCAGAGCATGTTCTCTACT aCAGTGTACAGTCTCAGTCGTTGATGTGTACTAATCTGGTGGCTTTCCTTCTCCTTACAAAGTACAGAGAG GGAACAACTGTAAAACAACTGATTCGTGATATTGACTGGTTAAAGGGAGAGTTAAGATTTAGAAAGAGAGATGTAGGTTTTGTTGGAGAAACTTCTGAAGTATTGGAATATGCTATGGAATTATTGACAGAAAATTTAGTTATAAAAGT AGGTGACAATAATATCAAACCCTGTACAGAATTACCACAGATATTTGAACTCAGTTATTATGCAAATCCAGTGCTTTCAGTTTTTCTGCTGGAAAGTGTTCTAG CTTGCTCTGTGATATTCCATTGTGATATAGACATGTCATCAGTTACCAAACAGAAGAAAGATGTCACAGCAAACAGAGAAGATATACTAACAACAGCACAGTCTCTTTGTAAACTTCTCAAATACGACTTTATCTTCTGTCCA ccATGTAAAAGGTTAGAGGAAGAATTAGCTGATGCTTTAGATGAGTTAGTAACATCAGAAATCCTTAGAGTACAAGAG GATGATACTGGATGTGGTGATCAGCATCAGAAGTGGGCTCGTAGTTTATCTGCCACAGTATCCTGGGATGATGATGAAGACAATGAAGCCATCAGTGAACAAATGCTGAAG GTAAATGTTCATCGTTCAGACTGCTTCAACAAACTCTTGTTTCTGTACAAAGTTCTAGCTCCTATACTGGAATCCTATTATTTAACAGCTCTTCACATCAGTAGAGATTTAGCTGTGGAGCTTCCAG AGGACAGCTTTATCCATATTTTACATACTCATGCAAAGAAAAGAGTGGAAAAGAAATTGGCCAGTTTTG CTGAAAGTGCAGCTCTTAGTACAATAAAGAATGCTGTAAAGGGATTTGAAGATTCCAACATTGTTAATGTGTATTATGCTGGTAATGTCCGAATGATGGAACTTAGAGATCACTATACAGTGTGGAACAAATTAAACTACTATCTAGATCTTTTGGAAAGTCTGAGAAATTAA
- the LOC139519811 gene encoding glycerol-3-phosphate acyltransferase 1, mitochondrial-like isoform X3, which yields MVNNWSRLQWENYQQILIDMSVTPDLQAVYSKWENKGPRQRQPDTSTQKILQDGRQKWRDRYGDQIKPQNRRSSYKQKAIPTENVSYNVITQFKTMPTITADSFITSRPLMGHCCSCVPYSQKDFSTSTQNHGINNILNVTDGVRPKGFFDRRLKKLAYTFRRNTSHRYNDILMLVLTAPRVSEAVKMKSEKVTSIKRKEKIEKNPAEILKVMKAAISNKLLKITAWLLLKFLSVMLNGVHVHKNQMVVIKKASERGIPMIYLPLHLSHLDYILVTFILWNYDIKAPFVAAGDNLNIPVFNLILRGLGGFFIRRKLDKVAGQKDTIYRAVLHTYMQEILKSGEDLEFFIEGGRTRSGRAYHPKGGLLSVVMDTLNDGLIEDAYMVPISINYEKILDGNYCNEEMGLPKKRETFWGVVKGVVKVLSGNYGSVRVDFSHPFSLKEYIQRNASTSMMSDDDLPDTPSPTGIGNAADTPLPMDTSNAGDVPSPTNISKAGSCSSLYGTDIVIEDQRQSIEGVAEHVLYYSVQSQSLMCTNLVAFLLLTKYREGTTVKQLIRDIDWLKGELRFRKRDVGFVGETSEVLEYAMELLTENLVIKVGDNNIKPCTELPQIFELSYYANPVLSVFLLESVLACSVIFHCDIDMSSVTKQKKDVTANREDILTTAQSLCKLLKYDFIFCPPCKRLEEELADALDELVTSEILRVQEDDTGCGDQHQKWARSLSATVSWDDDEDNEAISEQMLKVNVHRSDCFNKLLFLYKVLAPILESYYLTALHISRDLAVELPEDSFIHILHTHAKKRVEKKLASFAESAALSTIKNAVKGFEDSNIVNVYYAGNVRMMELRDHYTVWNKLNYYLDLLESLRN from the exons ATATGTCGGTTACACCAGACTTGCAAGCTGTTTACAGCAAATGGGAGAATAAAGGACCAAGACAAAGACAACCTGATACCAGTACCCAAAAGATCCTGCAAGATGGGCGTCAGAAATGGAGGGATAGATATGGAGACCAGATAAAACCTCAGAATCGAAGGTCATCTTATAAACAGAAGGCTATACCAACAGAAAAT gtgAGTTATAATGTAATAACCCAGTTTAAGACAATGCCGACCATTACAGCAGACAGTTTTATTACTTCAAGGCCATTAATGGGGCACTGTTGTTCCTGTGTACCATACAGTCAGAAGGATTTTAGTACATCAACACAAAATCATGGCATAAATAATATCCTGAATGTCACTGATGGTGTCAG ACCCAAAGGATTTTTTGATAGAAGATTGAAGAAGTTAGCATACACCTTTAGACGAAACACTTCACACAGATACAATGACATTTTGATGTTAGTGTTAACTGCTCCAAG AGTTTCAGAAGCTGTGAAAATGAAATCAGAAAAAG TAAcatcaataaaaagaaaagaaaagatagAGAAAAACCCTGCAGAAATATTAAAAGTGATGAAAGCTGCTATATCTAACAAACTGTTAAA AATAACAGCTTGgttgttgttaaagtttttgtcagTGATGTTGAATGGTGTTCATgtacataaaaatcaaatggttgttaTAAAGAAAGCATCAGAG AGAGGAATTCCAATGATCTACTTACCATTACATCTTAGCCATCTAGACTATATTTTAGTGACATTTATCTTGTGGAACTATGATATAAAAGCACCTTTTGTGGCAGCTGGAGATAACCTAAATATCCCAGTGTTCAA tttAATCCTACGTGGATTGGGAGGATTTTTTATCAGGAGAAAACTGGACAAAGTTGCAGGACAAAAAGACACTATTTACAGAGCTGTGTTACACACT TACATGCAAGAAATACTCAAGAGTGGAGAAGACTTAGAATTTTTCATAGAAGGTGGAAGAACAAGGTCAGGGAGAGCTTATCATCCAAAAGGAGGCTTACTGTCTGTTGTCATGGATACACTAAATGATG GATTGATAGAAGATGCATACATGGTACCTATCAGTATTAATTATGAGAAGATTCTGGATGGAAACTATTGTAATGAAGAAATG GGTCTTCCAAAAAAGCGAGAAACATTTTGGGGAGTAGTGAAAGGTGTAGTCAAAGTACTCAGTGGAAACTATGGTAGTGTTAGAGTGGACTTTAGTCATCCATTTTCCTTGAAA GAATACATTCAACGTAATGCTAGTACATCAATGATGTCAGATGATGATCTTCCAGACACACCATCACCTACTGGTATAGGTAATGCTGCAGACACACCATTGCCTATGGATACAAGTAATGCTGGAGATGTACCATCACCTACTAATATAAGTAAAGCTGGTAGTTGTAGTTCACTGTATGGTACAGATATTGTTATTGAAGATCAAAGACAATCAATAGAAGGGGTTGCAGAGCATGTTCTCTACT aCAGTGTACAGTCTCAGTCGTTGATGTGTACTAATCTGGTGGCTTTCCTTCTCCTTACAAAGTACAGAGAG GGAACAACTGTAAAACAACTGATTCGTGATATTGACTGGTTAAAGGGAGAGTTAAGATTTAGAAAGAGAGATGTAGGTTTTGTTGGAGAAACTTCTGAAGTATTGGAATATGCTATGGAATTATTGACAGAAAATTTAGTTATAAAAGT AGGTGACAATAATATCAAACCCTGTACAGAATTACCACAGATATTTGAACTCAGTTATTATGCAAATCCAGTGCTTTCAGTTTTTCTGCTGGAAAGTGTTCTAG CTTGCTCTGTGATATTCCATTGTGATATAGACATGTCATCAGTTACCAAACAGAAGAAAGATGTCACAGCAAACAGAGAAGATATACTAACAACAGCACAGTCTCTTTGTAAACTTCTCAAATACGACTTTATCTTCTGTCCA ccATGTAAAAGGTTAGAGGAAGAATTAGCTGATGCTTTAGATGAGTTAGTAACATCAGAAATCCTTAGAGTACAAGAG GATGATACTGGATGTGGTGATCAGCATCAGAAGTGGGCTCGTAGTTTATCTGCCACAGTATCCTGGGATGATGATGAAGACAATGAAGCCATCAGTGAACAAATGCTGAAG GTAAATGTTCATCGTTCAGACTGCTTCAACAAACTCTTGTTTCTGTACAAAGTTCTAGCTCCTATACTGGAATCCTATTATTTAACAGCTCTTCACATCAGTAGAGATTTAGCTGTGGAGCTTCCAG AGGACAGCTTTATCCATATTTTACATACTCATGCAAAGAAAAGAGTGGAAAAGAAATTGGCCAGTTTTG CTGAAAGTGCAGCTCTTAGTACAATAAAGAATGCTGTAAAGGGATTTGAAGATTCCAACATTGTTAATGTGTATTATGCTGGTAATGTCCGAATGATGGAACTTAGAGATCACTATACAGTGTGGAACAAATTAAACTACTATCTAGATCTTTTGGAAAGTCTGAGAAATTAA